The following coding sequences are from one Molothrus aeneus isolate 106 chromosome Z, BPBGC_Maene_1.0, whole genome shotgun sequence window:
- the SIGLEC15 gene encoding sialic acid-binding Ig-like lectin 15, with protein MRELSLVLLCLLRISRKGVQCNGWSVHVPSDVTGELGKMVILPCTFTHPYKTFDRALTAIWRIKEPYNGTVIFKCVSQSSSELCRTAISHKNKYKLLGNPRHKDLSIRVDNLTWSDSERYFCRVELAGDSQDKYESRNGIRLHVIAAPRIINITVSSSRDHTFQARCTAEGEPAPALTWTGPPYSNLSSSSSSSHRVTKELRSLTHDGKYTCTAVNSHGRAEGAVYFYKFRASDSSSFLILIFVPLAIKVVILLVILSFAAFSREGPPSAPPSLARPQQPECTYENCEHRHSQSRPQRS; from the exons ATGAGAGAGCTCAGCTTGGTTCTCCTGTGCCTCCTCCGCATCTCCAGGAAGG GTGTGCAGTGCAATGGCTGGTCTGTCCATGTCCCATCTGACGTCACTGGAGAGCTTGGGAAGATGGTTATCCTGCCCTGCACCTTCACACACCCCTACAAAACATTTGACCGGGCGCTCACGGCCATCTGGAGGATCAAGGAGCCTTACAACGGCACGGTGATCTTCAAGTGTgtgagccagagcagcagcgAGCTCTGCAGGACTGCCATCAGCCACAAGAACAAGTACAAGCTGCTGGGCAACCCCCGGCACAAGGACCTGTCCATCAGGGTGGACAACCTGACCTGGAGCGACAGCGAGAGGTACTTCTGCCGGGTGGAGCTGGCTGGAGACAGCCAGGACAAGTACGAGAGCAGGAATGGCATCAGGCTGCACGTGATTG CCGCCCCCAGGATCATTAACATCACGgtcagctccagcagggatcACACCTTCCAGGCCCGCTGCACGGCCGAGGGGGAGCCAGCGCCTGCCCTGACCTGGACAGGACCCCCCTACAGCAacctgagctccagcagcagctccagccaccgTGTCACCAAGGAGCTGCGCTCCCTGACGCACGACGGGAAATACACCTGCACCGCCGTCAACAGCCACGGCCGGGCAGAGGGGGCCGTCTACTTCTACAAATTCAGGGCCTCCGACAGCTcctccttcctcatcctcatcttcgTCCCGCTGGCAATCAAGGTGGTCATTCTGCTGGTGATCCTGAGCTTCGCTGCTTTCTCCAGAGAAG GTCCCCCCTCTGctccacccagcctggccag GCCCCAGCAGCCGGAGTGCACCTACGAGAACTGcgagcacaggcacagccagagccgGCCCCAGCGCAGCTGA